The Pan troglodytes isolate AG18354 chromosome 1, NHGRI_mPanTro3-v2.0_pri, whole genome shotgun sequence genome includes a region encoding these proteins:
- the LBR gene encoding delta(14)-sterol reductase LBR isoform X2, translating to MPSRKFADGEVVRGRWPGSSLYYEVEILSHDSTSQLYTVKYKDGTELELKENDIKPLTSFRQRKGGSTSSSPSRRRGSRSRSRSRSPGRPPKSARRSASASHQADIKEARREVEVKLTPLILKPFGNSISRYNGEPEHIERNDAPHKNTQEKFNLSQESSYIATQYSLRPRKEEVKLKEIDSKEEKYIAKELAVRTFEVTPIRAKDLEFGGVPGVFLIMFGLPVFLFLLLLMCKQKDPSLLNFPPPLPALYELWETRVFGVYLLWFLIQVLFYLLPIGKVVEGTPLIDGRRLKYRLNGFYAFILTSAVIGTSLFQGVEFHYVYSHFLQFALAATVFCVVLSVYLYVRSLKAPRNDLSPASSGNAVYDFFIGRELNPRIGTFDLKYFCELRPGLIGWEALLTTMDIIHDGFGFMLAFGDLVWVPFIYSFQAFYLVSHPNEVSWPMASLIIVLKLCGYVIFRGANSQKNAFRKNPSDPKLAHLKTIHTSTGKNLLVSGWWGFVRHPNYLGDLIMALAWSLPCGFNHILPYFYIIYFTMLLVHREARDEYHCKKKYGVAWEKYRQRVPYRIFPYIY from the exons ATGCCAAGTAGGAAATTTGCCGATGGTGAAGTGGTAAGAGGTCGATGGCCTGGGAGTTCACTTTATTATGAAGTAGAAATTCTGAGCCACGACAGCACCTCCCAGCTTTACACTGTAAAGTATAAAGATGGAACAGAGCTTGAATTGAAAGAGAATGATATTAAG CCTTTAACTTCCTTTAGGCAAAGGAAAGGTGGCTCAACTTCCAGTTCCCCTTCCAGACGCCGAGGGAGTCGATCAAGGTCACGCTCCCGATCCCCTGGTCGACCACCTAAAAGTGCCCGCCGATCTGCTTCTGCTTCCCACCAGGCCGACATTAAGGAAGCAAGGAGGGAAGTGGAAGTTAAATTGACTCCGCTGATTCTG AAGCCATTTGGAAATAGCATCAGCAGATATAATGGGGAGCCTGAGCATATTGAGAGAAATGACGCACCTCATAAAAATACACAG gaAAAATTCAATTTGTCACAAGAAAGCAGTTACATAGCAACACAGTATAGCCTTCGTccaagaaaagaagaagtcaaattaaaagaaatagattctaaggaagaaaaatacattGCAAAAGAACTGGCAGTGAGAACCTTTGAAGTGACCCCCATCCGGGCAAAGGACTTGGAGTTTGGAGGAGTACCTG GTGTGTTTCTCATCATGTTTGGCCTGCCTGTGTTCCTCTTCCTGTTGCTGTTGATGTGTAAACAGAAAGATCCCAGTCTTCTGAATTTCCCTCCTCCTTTGCCAGCTTTGTATGAGTTATGGGAAACCAGAGTATTTGGGGTCTACCTCCTGTGGTTTTTGATTCAAGTCCTGTTCTACCTACTGCCAATTGGAAAG gttgTAGAAGGAACGCCTCTTATTGATGGAAGAAGACTCAAGTATAGATtaaatg gattctaTGCTTTTATCCTGACATCTGCAGTCATCGGAACATCTCTCTTCCAGGGTGTAGAGTTTCATTACGTGTACAGTCATTTTCTTCAGTTTGCACTTGCGGCCACTGTTTTTTGTGTGGTCTTGAGTGTGTATCTCTACGTGCGCTCTTTGAAAGCGCCCCGGAATGACCTGTCGCCTGCCAGCTCTG gaaatgcTGTCTATGATTTCTTCATTGGCCGTGAATTAAACCCTCGAATTGGTACTTTTGATCTCAAATACTTTTGTGAATTGCGCCCCGGATTGATTGGATGG GAAGCGTTGTTGACGACCATGGACATCATCCACGATGGATTTGGATTCATGCTGGCTTTTGGAGACTTGGTGTGGGTTCCCTTTATTTACAGCTTCCAAGCCTTTTATTTAGTCAGTCATCCAAATGAAGTGTCTTGGCCAATGGCTTCTCTAATTATTGTTCTGAAAC tTTGTGGTTATGTAATCTTCCGAGGTGCAAATTCTCAGAAAAATGCATTCCGGAAAAATCCCAGTGATCCAAAGCTTGCAC atttAAAAACCATTCATACTTCAACGGGAAAAAATCTTCTAGTCTCTGGATGGTGGGGCTTTGTTCGCCACCCCAATTACTTGGGTGATCTCATCATGGCCTTGGCGTGGTCCCTCCCATGTG GTTTTAACCACATTCTGCCTTATTTCTACATAatttatttcaccatgttgcttgtCCACCGAGAAGCTCGTGACGAGTACCACTGTAAGAAGAAATACGGCGTGGCTTGGGAAAAGTACCGTCAGCGTGTGCCCTACCGTATATTTCCATACATCTACTAA
- the LBR gene encoding delta(14)-sterol reductase LBR isoform X1, whose amino-acid sequence MPSRKFADGEVVRGRWPGSSLYYEVEILSHDSTSQLYTVKYKDGTELELKENDIKPLTSFRQRKGGSTSSSPSRRRGSRSRSRSRSPGRPPKSARRSASASHQADIKEARREVEVKLTPLILKPFGNSISRYNGEPEHIERNDAPHKNTQEKFNLSQESSYIATQYSLRPRKEEVKLKEIDSKEEKYIAKELAVRTFEVTPIRAKDLEFGGVPGVFLIMFGLPVFLFLLLLMCKQKDPSLLNFPPPLPALYELWETRVFGVYLLWFLIQVLFYLLPIGKVVEGTPLIDGRRLKYRLNGFYAFILTSAVIGTSLFQGVEFHYVYSHFLQFALAATVFCVVLSVYLYVRSLKAPRNDLSPASSGNAVYDFFIGRELNPRIGTFDLKYFCELRPGLIGWVVVNLVMLLAEMKIQDRAVPSLAMILVNSFQLLYVVDALWNEEALLTTMDIIHDGFGFMLAFGDLVWVPFIYSFQAFYLVSHPNEVSWPMASLIIVLKLCGYVIFRGANSQKNAFRKNPSDPKLAHLKTIHTSTGKNLLVSGWWGFVRHPNYLGDLIMALAWSLPCGFNHILPYFYIIYFTMLLVHREARDEYHCKKKYGVAWEKYRQRVPYRIFPYIY is encoded by the exons ATGCCAAGTAGGAAATTTGCCGATGGTGAAGTGGTAAGAGGTCGATGGCCTGGGAGTTCACTTTATTATGAAGTAGAAATTCTGAGCCACGACAGCACCTCCCAGCTTTACACTGTAAAGTATAAAGATGGAACAGAGCTTGAATTGAAAGAGAATGATATTAAG CCTTTAACTTCCTTTAGGCAAAGGAAAGGTGGCTCAACTTCCAGTTCCCCTTCCAGACGCCGAGGGAGTCGATCAAGGTCACGCTCCCGATCCCCTGGTCGACCACCTAAAAGTGCCCGCCGATCTGCTTCTGCTTCCCACCAGGCCGACATTAAGGAAGCAAGGAGGGAAGTGGAAGTTAAATTGACTCCGCTGATTCTG AAGCCATTTGGAAATAGCATCAGCAGATATAATGGGGAGCCTGAGCATATTGAGAGAAATGACGCACCTCATAAAAATACACAG gaAAAATTCAATTTGTCACAAGAAAGCAGTTACATAGCAACACAGTATAGCCTTCGTccaagaaaagaagaagtcaaattaaaagaaatagattctaaggaagaaaaatacattGCAAAAGAACTGGCAGTGAGAACCTTTGAAGTGACCCCCATCCGGGCAAAGGACTTGGAGTTTGGAGGAGTACCTG GTGTGTTTCTCATCATGTTTGGCCTGCCTGTGTTCCTCTTCCTGTTGCTGTTGATGTGTAAACAGAAAGATCCCAGTCTTCTGAATTTCCCTCCTCCTTTGCCAGCTTTGTATGAGTTATGGGAAACCAGAGTATTTGGGGTCTACCTCCTGTGGTTTTTGATTCAAGTCCTGTTCTACCTACTGCCAATTGGAAAG gttgTAGAAGGAACGCCTCTTATTGATGGAAGAAGACTCAAGTATAGATtaaatg gattctaTGCTTTTATCCTGACATCTGCAGTCATCGGAACATCTCTCTTCCAGGGTGTAGAGTTTCATTACGTGTACAGTCATTTTCTTCAGTTTGCACTTGCGGCCACTGTTTTTTGTGTGGTCTTGAGTGTGTATCTCTACGTGCGCTCTTTGAAAGCGCCCCGGAATGACCTGTCGCCTGCCAGCTCTG gaaatgcTGTCTATGATTTCTTCATTGGCCGTGAATTAAACCCTCGAATTGGTACTTTTGATCTCAAATACTTTTGTGAATTGCGCCCCGGATTGATTGGATGG GTGGTTGTTAACTTGGTGATGCTTTTGGCTGAAATGAAAATACAGGACCGCGCTGTTCCATCCTTGGCCATGATTTTAGTTAATAGTTTCCAGCTTCTCTATGTGGTGGATGCTCTCTGGAATGAG GAAGCGTTGTTGACGACCATGGACATCATCCACGATGGATTTGGATTCATGCTGGCTTTTGGAGACTTGGTGTGGGTTCCCTTTATTTACAGCTTCCAAGCCTTTTATTTAGTCAGTCATCCAAATGAAGTGTCTTGGCCAATGGCTTCTCTAATTATTGTTCTGAAAC tTTGTGGTTATGTAATCTTCCGAGGTGCAAATTCTCAGAAAAATGCATTCCGGAAAAATCCCAGTGATCCAAAGCTTGCAC atttAAAAACCATTCATACTTCAACGGGAAAAAATCTTCTAGTCTCTGGATGGTGGGGCTTTGTTCGCCACCCCAATTACTTGGGTGATCTCATCATGGCCTTGGCGTGGTCCCTCCCATGTG GTTTTAACCACATTCTGCCTTATTTCTACATAatttatttcaccatgttgcttgtCCACCGAGAAGCTCGTGACGAGTACCACTGTAAGAAGAAATACGGCGTGGCTTGGGAAAAGTACCGTCAGCGTGTGCCCTACCGTATATTTCCATACATCTACTAA